A genomic stretch from Sphaerodactylus townsendi isolate TG3544 linkage group LG15, MPM_Stown_v2.3, whole genome shotgun sequence includes:
- the LOC125444073 gene encoding LOW QUALITY PROTEIN: olfactory receptor 5V1-like (The sequence of the model RefSeq protein was modified relative to this genomic sequence to represent the inferred CDS: inserted 1 base in 1 codon) encodes MEPPCQTLQNVTTVTEFILLGFSSDPETQLILFGVFLLIYVVALMGNILILLTISLEDKLHSPMYFFLANLSMVDIGYTTAIVPKMLMNYLSQEKSISLSGCLSQLFFFISFGGIECLLLGVMAYDRYVAICHPLHYRVFMSCKVCASLAATAWILGLANSGVHTGLMSHLSFCQDNVIHHFFCDIPPLLQLSCSNTQINQIAVFAVSGNVVIGSFVLTLVSYVYIVASILRIRTQDGRLKAFSTSASHLTVVNIFYVTAIFTYFLPSSPSSSKKEXVALSVMYGIIAPMFNPIVYSLRNKDVLNALQKK; translated from the exons ATGGAGCCTCCATGCCAAACATTGCAGAATGTCACCACTGTCACTGAATTTATACTCCTGGGATTCTCCAGTGACCCTGAAACCCAACTCATTCTATTTGGCGTCTTCCTGCTTATCTACGTGGTGGCCCTGATGGGAAACATTCTTATCCTTCTTACCATCAGCTTGGAGGACAAACTTCACAGCCCCATGTACTTCTTCCTGGCCAACCTCTCTATGGTAGACATTGGGTATACAACAGCCATTGTCCCCAAGATGCTGATGAATTACCTCTCCCAGGAAAAATCTATCTCTCTATCTGGTTGCTTATCCCAACTGTTCTTCTTTATCTCTTTTGGTGGCATTGAATGTCTCCTGCTGGGTGTCATGGCGTATGACCGATATGTTGCCATTTGCCATCCTTTGCATTACAGAGTGTTCATGAGCTGCAAAGTCTGTGCCTCTTTAGCAGCCACTGCTTGGATTCTGGGCTTGGCTAATTCAGGTGTGCACACTGGCCTGATGTCCCATTTGTCTTTCTGCCAGGACAATGTCATCCATCACTTTTTCTGTGACATCCCACCTCTCTTGCAGCTTTCTTGCTCCAACACTCAAATCAATCAGATTGCTGTCTTTGCGGTGAGTGGAAATGTGGTCATTGGTTCCTTTGTGTTGACACTAGTGTCCTATGTCTATATAGTGGCATCCATCCTCAGGATCCGTACACAGGATGGGCGTCTCAAAGCCTTctccacctcagcttctcacctGACTGTTGTCAACATATTTTATGTCACTGCCATCTTTACCTACTTTCTCCccagctctccttcctcttctaaaAAAG TTGTGGCCCTTTCTGTTATGTATGGGATCATTGCACCTATGTTTAATCCAATAGTATACAGCTTGAGGAACAAGGATGTGCTAAATGCCCTTCAAAAAAAGTAA